In the Acanthochromis polyacanthus isolate Apoly-LR-REF ecotype Palm Island chromosome 20, KAUST_Apoly_ChrSc, whole genome shotgun sequence genome, TCTTGcagtaattttttaaagaacaaaatttGTTGCAACTGCTTTAGCTGCTTAAGAAAAACGAAAAACCGTcaagattaaaaagaaaaacattgaatgtCAGCTGAAGCgaatcattgaaaaaaaaaaaccgcaAAGAAGCagaaggcaaaaaataaaatacaaggcAATTGTTACAAGAGAGAAACTACCTGGCCGAGAATGACGGACATAAAGAAAGCCCCAAAAAGGTAGTTGATCATCTGAAAGATCTGTCCGAACATGGAGTCAGGAACTGGCAACTCACCGATCATCAGCAGGGACTTCTCCGCATAGAAAAAGCAGCTGATGTaactgtagcagcagcagcaaagatgGAAGATACATGCAACAGATTCAAATTTAGGACACTTCAGATGTGTCACAGATGCAGATTTTGTAAATAGGAGCTCAGATTATTGCATTTACTCTGAAAAGCTCTGTGTTAGCTTGTGTTGCATATATATTATACGTGTGACTGGTCATGTGATATTCAGCCATGTACTGTGTGTTCAAGACAACTAGtatgaattttaaaatgtgcaacgTACTGAAAACAGGACTACCCCACACCTCTGAAGTCAAGCAGGAATATAAAGATACTGTACTCACGCGTTGCCCAGGCCGGAGTAAACCCATTTTGTTTCACCGATGCCCTGATAGTCTGAGGCCACGTAGTAGAAGCAGGCGTTGATGTGGAGCATGAAGAGGAGGTAACCGATGGTGCGAATCACTCTAACAGAGCAGTAAAGATATCACTTACTCTTCTCTATTTCATTTGCTTCCACTGCTGATCACTTCAAGAGTTTTAGAGGCTGCTTCATGACTGACATTAAGATTTTATTTCGGTACACCTCTTTGATTTTTATCTTGATAGACATTTGTGAGATAAGGGCTGTATGACATTATAATTGTCGAATTCATCACGTGTGACGTACCTCCAGATGTAAGCTTTGGCCATGATGCTCTCTAGACGGTCACTGAACTCAAAAAACGTGTCTGCCTTGAGAATAAAGAGCGAAAGGTCAGTCAGAAAGTCAAACGCGGTGATCATTGTCTAAATATCCTTGAGAGAATTAGCACATGAGGAAACTCACCTTGAGAAGACGGTTGAACCTGAAAATGGATTTAAATCCAAACTGCATGTACAACAAGTCAAAAGGAATGGTGGAAATGGCATCAAACTGTTGAGAGAAAAATGTTTCACGTCACTGACATTAGTTTACAGTAGGGATGTCgaaatattagatttttactACACAATCATAGTAGACAAAAGTATCACGATCACAACAATATGATAACTATAGATAGTTTGACAACATACAAATAATGCTCAGGTAAATACGTCTTAATCTTtgctgattgtgtgtttttatttttttataattttatttgttgGTTTATATCTTACTGATTATGTTATCATATGTTTATTATCAACATGATGTCAGTATTTTATTCTTCAAACATCAAAATTCATTCAAATTTTCAATTCAAGTCACCCTACCATGAATCTGTCAGAGTCTCTGTAGTGTTTCTTTGTCAGCACTCTGTCTTTCtggaatgaaaaagaaaagccgAGTTGTCACGTCTCAATCCAGGTCATTGTCAGTCAGCGATCAGGGTCATGTGACTCTTACTATGATGTCTCCTCTTTTGACGAACTGTTTGCGCGGCTGGAAGATGATGTTGTCTGTGAGGTAGATGAGGTCGGCCAGCAGGTCCACGGCGAACCAGTAAGGGATGGCGCTTTCAGTGTGGTAAGGGAAACACAGACGGGCCGTCATGAACCATATGTTGTAGATGAAGGCCAGAGTCACCAGGCTGAGCCACGCAATGTAGCGCTGATCTGTGAAAGGGTCTATAGTGGTCCCCACCACGGAGTCCATCTTGTCCTCAATGGGCTTCAGCATCATGTCCACGGTTGTCCAGGCAGCTACACTTAACCTGGTCTTAATGCTcaccttctccttcttcttctcttcctctgctttctttttctcctcctcctccttctccttctgctCATCctccgtcttcttcttctcctgctcctctttcttcttcttatcGGCTTCCTCCTTCTTTATCCGATCCTCCTCTGCTTGCCGTTCCCTTTCCTCGATGAGTTTCGTGTAGTCGTCTTCGTGTAGTATTGGTGCTGAAGGCATAACATCACAAATAAGTGAGCTAAAACATTTACTCTAAGTTAAATATTCTTCATTTGGGCAGTTACTGTCCAGTAAAGAGACAATAATGTCCCTAAGAATGTCTCACAGTTTTACATCATGTGCATGAAGATGAATAATTTTGTTTTGGCACTCACTGACAGGAGGAGATATCTCAGGGGATGAAATGTACTGATCAGCCAGTTTCTTCTTGTAGATCACGTTTCTCTCTCTCATCAGTTTGACTATGGCTCTGAGTTGGTCGTCTGAGTACCTGTTGATGACTATGggcagaggtggaggaggagccgCCTCCTGTCTGAAAAACAAGAGTTCCATCAGACAATAAGAGAGATCAGACAATTTGGCTCATCACAGGAGTGAAAAAGCAGGTATATCAGTGATGGATCCATCCCACTTAGTCCTGCTTTTGTGCATACTGGTTGACTATCATGGCCTACAAGTacatttaatgcttttaattCCAGCACACTTGCTCGGTATAAAGCCCGGTTCTCAGGCCTCTAAAGAAATCTCTAAACACACTTCAGATGAACCAAAATGCAGCAGTGAAAAACTTATCACGGAGAGATATTACCCTGGTTACAAAGGCTTGAAAGGCTTGCTGTTCATTTTAGGATTCATTTTAAGATTtagcttttagtttttaaatgactttgGGTACTAGCGCcttaatatttgttttatatattgttTAGATATTCGACTTCTTGGTCCCTGGATCCTTTAAACCTGTAGCGTACCAACCGTCATGTAATATAGTTCATACACTGACTTTTTGTTAAGTAGCTACGAATTCATGTGCAAAAaacatatcaagtcattttaaaaatcacagtttgatTAAATTTCCTTTGACtgcacaattaaaaaataacaggaTTTAGGAAAACTAACACAAATTGAGCTGTCTCGTCAAAACAATGCAACATCGGTTTGAATGATATTCCCTGGAGTGAACAATTCAAAACACAATTTAGGGAAAGTGAAAATGGAGATAATTTGTTTCTCAAATGAATCCTTCATACTGGGCCTAAATTGTGATGTCAAACACAATGATGTTTGTTATACCTAAACTCTGATTAAAAGTGAGAACAGAGAAAGACACAATCTAATTTCAAAGTGaagcaacataaaaaaaacccacatttttGAGCAGAGGGAGACTTTAAATATGCAATTTTTCCAGACTGTAAAATCAGCCTGCAGACATCGAAACTTACTTATATGttgaacaacaataaaaatgttatttcattACATCCTCATATTATGTTCAAAGCTTTGGTAAACTTCATTTTCTAGGAGGCAGATTGGGGTTTTTATGTGATAGATTAAACTATACTGACTGAAACAAGAACAATCAAATCCACAAGACAACATGTTCTCGCTGTTCAACTGTAGTTTCACATTAATTCATCGCTATATTTGCAGTAAGAGAATGTGGCCAGCAGATGTCCCCATTTTAAAGGTGATTCAGTGCTTCAGAAAGCTCAGTTTCCACCACGAGTGGTTGTTTCATGAATATAAGCTGCTGTTAGCTCATGACTCAGCACAGTAACAGTCATTTGTACCATCATATAGACAGAATTACAGTGAAATGCTGCTAATTGACACAGACAACTTCAGCCTCAGCAGGACAGATCATGGATGCTCATGATTCGCCCCCTAGTGGATCAAATTCAGGATCACATCTGATAGAAGAAATCATTATCAAATGAGTCACCACATCTAAAAGTCAGTTCTTAATATGTTTAATCAAGCTGTGTAATTACATCAAGGTCCACAAATATTCTTAGAATGATTCCAGTGAgccaaaaccaaaacacaaccaCTTCAAAGGACGACAAAGTCTAAAATGAGGTCTTTTTGAGAGGTCGCTCTATGACTTTGCAATGGCTGCCTTTAAGTGGATTTTCTTTGCACATTATTTTGGAATGCAGAGTGAAAGAAAGTTAACTCTGAAAGCTGTTATAACTCAGCTCAAAGGTGATTGAGAGTCTTCTCTCCTTTGGTCAGAGCTGCGGATGAGGTCACCCTCTGGTGGCAGTGAGTCGCAGTGCTGATAGGAAGCCTTCGCAGACTTAATCTACCCTGAAGGCTGCAGCTTTTCATCTCGCTAATGTGACTCGTCAAGTCCAGGGCCACATTCTAATCTTGCAAAATGCAAGAGAGACACAAGCTCGTGCTTTACATTTGTTTGCATTAGAAAATTTGAGTgctacagtggaaaaaaaatactggtaTTTGTTTTGGAAGATAAGTTAGAAAAGCATGAATAAAGCTGTACAGAGAGTGTTCAGAACTAGCATAGAATATTAAACACACATCATGAGAGGTGTAGTTTTAAACTGCATTAGAGCCGTTTGTGTGAAACATAATTAGCTGACATCAGTCTAACCCTACTGAGGAGTGTCTTTCACATCACCTTTAAATAGCTGCTCTCCACCTGGAGTCCCCAGCTCTTCTCACCACTCTTTCATTAttcattaataaaacatttaccACACGTTTCCTCATTTATAAAAGAAGATGTGTTTACAACTGTGAGGATCAGCCATTTCTGTCTCTACCTGTCGCCTCTGTGGCTTTTATTGCTGTGCCAGAAGCAGCCCCGGTGAGCTCCTTAAACCTAAAAAGCTGAAAAGCTTTTAATCCACTTTCAGGTCATCCTTGTGCTAATATGTGCGATGCACCAGAGGATAAAGATCTTACATGCTGCGCTCATCTCTGAGGGCTTTCTCAATCTTCCTCTGCTGTGTTGCCAGGGAAGCTGATTAATTAGCGTCCGTTGGGTGATTAATCTGATACAGGTTTGTGGTGTCGCTGTCTTGGCAGGCGTGTGTTTTGTAAGCTAAAGTGGAGTTTGGGGGCCGGGCAGATACTCCAGGGATAAATACACTGTAACTACTCTCTGTGATTGCTTATTACTTTCAATGCGATTAAAGGCAGCACAACAAATgaagtggacaaaaaaacaaaaccactgGTGATGATGAAGGTTGGTGGATGTCAGTGTGACTGTTGCTCAAAGAAGCGGAAAATATAGAATCCAGTGCAGGTCTTACCCCTCAGCTCCAGGTTGGTCAGGGTTAGCTGGTGCTGCTGTAAGGGCAGGAGCTGGGGCAGGGGCAGGGGCAGGGGCAGGGGCAGGGGCAGGGGCAGGGGCAGGGGCAGAGGTGGGAGCAGGAGCTGGAtctgagaaaacaaaatgatcaaaattatCTTTCAACTCCTGTTCCTTCTTATTATTATAATGTACTTTGTATCTGTGGGGGCTAGAATAAAGCACAAtaattaattttacttttttatttcttgttttcctgtttagcatttttttcagttttcataaagtgctttataaatgaCATAATTAGCAGTATTACTGTTGTAAAAATGGATTACCTTCTTTCATGGTCACTTGAATATATAATCCACATGGCTAAAAAAGTGAGTctattattttgaaaggcatCTATTGGTCCCAACTGACAAGTAACAAGCTACACAGTTCTTTAATCCTCATTTGGCATCTGTGCTGCACTGGTTATATACGAGTCTGATTTTATACTTATGTAGAAGGGAGAGACAAGCAGCTATACAGCACAGTAAAGGAAATTGATTAGGAGTTGTCTCGCTGGCTTCCAGACACATTAACTAACGGTATGATCAGCAGTGGGGGGGTAATGGAACCTGAATGGATAGCAGAGACAATCCCAATGCTCTTCACTCCAAATTGCCTGCAAGAGGGAGTCTAAACTTTTAGCAAGACAATCAACAAATCAATGAAATTCAATTTCTTGTAGAACTTAGCAACCGAGGAAACTAAGCTGAAATTGAGACGGACAGCAGGGCTGAGAAAAGTTGTCCAGAGGTGATCTGTCCACGGGGAACATCTGTCACCAGccagtttgtgtcatttgcagGTCTGTCTGTTGCCTTTCCAGTGTGATTATTTTTACTGATCAATACTTCTGCCTTACAAGTGCACACAAAGCTGATTATGGTTATTTGAAGCTTCCCAATACTCCACGGATTTAAATTTGACAAAGAATTAATCTGAGAGAAAGTCAGTGTTGAGGTAATTCCACGAGCATTGGGTTACACTACAGTATGTTACATGCAAAAATATGAAGAGAATCAAATAAAAGTTGCACTGCACTGAAAAGAATAATGTGCATAAATGAAGTTTCCATCTTGTCTCTAACCGCCTGGGATACAGATCCAGCTTCTACAGTAACCGTATCATTTTCAGCCTCTTGAATAACTTACCCTGCGGTTTGTCCACTTTCTTGGCTTCATCTTCCTTATCGGCTGGCTTCTCCTCCTACACGACAAATCAACATTTTCCACAAAGTCAGATGCTTGGCTCCATTAGTCAAACCGCGGCCATTAGAGAGACATTTTAATTTCGAGAGGGTTTTTTAAAGAATAGCGAATTTAACATTTGACAAATTACTCCCTTGCCTGAtagacacttttaaaaacaagctGTGTTTGAGCCgaaatgaatttaaaagtgCCCGTCGGGTAATGAGTGATTTCAATGAGGTCCGTATAATGAAACAATTATGTTTGATTCTTTGCTGGCAAGAGTACTGAGCCAGTGAATGGATGGAGGAGCAGATAAGAAGCCACTGCTTTGATCTGAGGAGAAACAAATGTAACCAATTCGCTGTATTACACGCTGGACgcaatatattatttttttgtggttaTCTTTGATTTCAGtcttggctgctgctgctgctgtgactgGCACATGCTGAGCTGCATTAAAGCTAATCAAAGTTTGAAAGAGTATCACAGAAGAATCCTGCATCTTTTCAGAC is a window encoding:
- the LOC110970197 gene encoding cyclic nucleotide-gated cation channel beta-3-like, whose amino-acid sequence is MLGKLKGLLSGPQVPADSGTRRVDPAPAPAKEEKPADKEDEAKKVDKPQDPAPAPTSAPAPAPAPAPAPAPAPAPAPALTAAPANPDQPGAEGQEAAPPPPLPIVINRYSDDQLRAIVKLMRERNVIYKKKLADQYISSPEISPPVTPILHEDDYTKLIEERERQAEEDRIKKEEADKKKKEEQEKKKTEDEQKEKEEEEKKKAEEEKKKEKVSIKTRLSVAAWTTVDMMLKPIEDKMDSVVGTTIDPFTDQRYIAWLSLVTLAFIYNIWFMTARLCFPYHTESAIPYWFAVDLLADLIYLTDNIIFQPRKQFVKRGDIIKDRVLTKKHYRDSDRFMFDAISTIPFDLLYMQFGFKSIFRFNRLLKADTFFEFSDRLESIMAKAYIWRVIRTIGYLLFMLHINACFYYVASDYQGIGETKWVYSGLGNAYISCFFYAEKSLLMIGELPVPDSMFGQIFQMINYLFGAFFMSVILGQMRDVIGAATAGQTYFRASMDNTVAYMVTNRIPSLVQNRIRTWYTYTWEAQGMLDESELLDKMPLVMKTAIAVDINLTTFQKIDLFKGCDQQMLVDMLLRLKSIIYLPGDFVVKKGDIGKEMYIIKSGAVQVVGGPDNSIVFVTLKAGCVFGEISLLQSSKDGGNRRTANVKAYGFANLFVLEKKDLFDILVHYPESQKVLARKGRKLMKAKGPAAAKAEEEKKNGLALFGPKPPTLKLLRASGGSINKNLIDKMKSSGGQ